The Candidatus Hydrogenedens sp. genome includes a window with the following:
- a CDS encoding DUF1559 domain-containing protein: MKQKGFTLIELLVVIAIIGILAAILLPALARAREAARRSSCQNNLKQIGLSMKMYANEAKGERFPTVSIAGGDTCDDIGIDFMWWGPQLYPEYLSDLAVNVCPSDSDGKRAFTDGRWHCGENPDNPVCPCRIDALSYIYLCWTVREQDYMNPGMDANDPT, encoded by the coding sequence ATGAAACAGAAAGGTTTTACATTGATTGAACTCCTTGTCGTTATCGCCATTATTGGCATACTTGCGGCAATTTTATTGCCGGCTCTTGCTCGTGCTCGTGAAGCGGCACGCCGTTCATCCTGTCAAAACAACTTAAAGCAGATAGGTTTGTCTATGAAGATGTATGCTAACGAGGCAAAAGGAGAACGCTTCCCTACAGTAAGTATAGCAGGTGGAGATACTTGTGATGATATTGGCATTGATTTCATGTGGTGGGGACCACAGTTATATCCGGAATATCTTTCCGATTTGGCTGTAAATGTGTGTCCTTCTGATTCTGATGGCAAACGTGCATTTACCGATGGTCGTTGGCATTGTGGTGAGAATCCGGATAATCCAGTGTGCCCTTGCAGGATTGACGCCCTATCCTATATTTACCTCTGCTGGACTGTGCGAGAACAGGACTATATGAATCCCGGTATGGATGCAAATGACCCAAC